The proteins below come from a single bacterium genomic window:
- a CDS encoding FlgD immunoglobulin-like domain containing protein — translation MRTGVLLVVSVLLSAGCLASIASAQTNWARTYGGAIVDFVSSVQQTSEGGYIIAGTTNSFGAGDEDFYLIKTNAQGDTLWTRTYGGTGREEGYSVEQTNDGGYIITGFTESFGAGRGDCYLVKTDAQGDTLWTRTYGGPWPEMGLSVQQTTDGGYVLAGVTQSFGAGDNDVYLIKTNARGDTLWTRTYGGSNADEGYAVQQTTDGGYVVCARTYSFGAGADDVWLIKTDAQGDTLWTRTYGGGSVEQGHSVQQTSDGGYIVGGRTSSFGAAAVYLIKTNALGDTLWTRVYADSGQAMGYSARQTADGGYIVAGFTQTFYAARTIDVYLIKTDAQGDTLWTRTYGGGRSNEKGYSIQLTSDGGFVVTGYTKPFDAGAEFYLIKTNGELDVGPAALLSPPAVADSGNSYSPRVVVRNYGLTSGSVLQVTMTIGSDYSQTVQETLNSVPQDTLTFPAWTAGTVGSLPVTCFTSLAGDQIPANDTIRTSIQVKGPPRHDVGAVAILAPPGILRAGDTVMPKVRIKNFGNTAERLFGVQFRIGTSYSKTVTVTQALSPDSTMDLTFSEWIAPPGQWAVSCSTMLANDMNRANDKVISSVRTFPQSLQVGPDQSDQLKAGQEKTYRFYALVQGDTLTLSLPLVGGGNRREGDAGGIVELARPSAPAGWDVRLCNATGANDLTDTDGDGIPDLGYVAPGESCWFSLDVTAPSGLIGDTASLAQRTFLIAGHLGNDTLVADTAVLNLTLVPGFSVHNFPNPFSTSTSFVIGLPDDGKVSLTVYTRAGERVCRVQATKDMAAGVHIVPWDGTNDNGRHVAPGTYEYVLDYVHGDKSDRIHKKLVVSGQ, via the coding sequence ATGAGGACCGGCGTCTTGCTGGTGGTCAGCGTCCTGCTGTCCGCTGGCTGCCTCGCTTCAATTGCCTCTGCCCAGACGAACTGGGCAAGAACCTACGGCGGGGCTATTGTTGACTTTGTCAGTTCGGTCCAACAGACTTCGGAGGGCGGGTATATCATAGCTGGGACCACTAATTCCTTCGGCGCTGGGGATGAGGATTTCTACCTCATCAAGACCAACGCTCAGGGCGATACACTTTGGACCAGAACCTACGGTGGGACAGGCAGAGAAGAAGGCTACTCAGTCGAGCAGACCAATGACGGCGGCTACATCATCACGGGCTTTACCGAATCCTTCGGTGCAGGTCGTGGTGACTGCTATCTCGTGAAGACCGACGCTCAGGGCGATACGCTCTGGACCAGAACCTACGGCGGGCCATGGCCTGAAATGGGCCTCTCGGTCCAACAGACCACTGATGGGGGCTATGTCCTCGCAGGCGTCACCCAGTCGTTCGGTGCGGGAGATAATGATGTCTATCTCATCAAAACGAATGCTCGAGGCGATACGCTCTGGACCAGAACCTATGGAGGATCGAATGCGGACGAGGGTTACGCTGTCCAGCAGACTACCGACGGTGGCTATGTCGTCTGTGCGCGAACCTATTCGTTTGGTGCAGGCGCTGATGATGTCTGGCTCATCAAAACTGACGCTCAAGGTGATACGCTTTGGACCAGAACCTACGGCGGGGGGAGCGTCGAACAGGGCCACTCGGTCCAGCAAACGTCGGATGGTGGCTACATCGTAGGCGGGAGGACGAGTTCGTTTGGCGCAGCTGCTGTCTATCTCATCAAGACCAACGCCCTTGGCGACACGCTTTGGACCAGGGTCTATGCCGACTCGGGCCAGGCAATGGGCTACTCGGCCCGACAGACCGCTGACGGCGGCTACATCGTCGCCGGCTTCACCCAGACCTTCTATGCTGCCAGGACTATTGATGTCTATCTCATCAAGACTGACGCTCAAGGCGATACGCTCTGGACCAGAACTTACGGCGGGGGAAGAAGCAACGAAAAGGGCTACTCCATCCAGCTGACTTCTGACGGCGGCTTCGTGGTCACAGGCTATACCAAGCCTTTCGATGCGGGCGCTGAATTCTACCTCATCAAGACCAATGGCGAGCTTGACGTTGGCCCGGCCGCGCTTCTGTCCCCGCCCGCAGTCGCGGACTCCGGCAACTCGTATTCACCGCGCGTGGTAGTCCGCAACTACGGCCTGACTTCGGGGTCGGTATTGCAGGTGACCATGACGATTGGCTCGGACTACTCCCAGACAGTGCAGGAAACACTGAACTCCGTACCGCAGGACACGTTAACGTTTCCGGCGTGGACTGCAGGTACTGTAGGTTCCCTTCCAGTGACGTGTTTCACATCGCTGGCGGGTGACCAAATACCGGCCAACGATACCATCAGGACCTCGATTCAGGTGAAAGGCCCGCCGAGGCATGATGTCGGGGCGGTCGCGATTCTTGCACCACCCGGCATACTGCGAGCCGGCGACACCGTGATGCCGAAGGTGAGAATCAAGAACTTCGGAAACACCGCCGAGCGACTCTTCGGCGTACAGTTTCGCATCGGTACGAGCTACAGCAAGACGGTGACTGTAACGCAGGCGCTCTCGCCTGACTCCACCATGGACCTGACATTCTCAGAATGGATAGCGCCGCCGGGCCAATGGGCGGTCAGTTGCTCGACGATGCTGGCGAATGACATGAATCGTGCCAACGACAAGGTCATCTCCTCGGTGCGGACGTTCCCGCAGTCGTTACAGGTTGGGCCGGACCAGTCTGACCAGCTCAAGGCCGGACAAGAGAAGACGTATAGGTTCTATGCTCTGGTTCAAGGCGACACCCTCACCCTCTCCCTCCCCCTTGTAGGGGGAGGGAACAGAAGGGAGGGGGATGCCGGAGGCATCGTGGAGCTGGCACGGCCATCTGCGCCGGCGGGCTGGGACGTTCGGCTCTGCAACGCGACCGGTGCGAACGACCTGACCGATACGGATGGTGACGGAATACCTGACCTTGGCTACGTAGCGCCGGGCGAGTCATGCTGGTTCTCGCTCGACGTGACGGCGCCCTCTGGTTTGATTGGCGACACGGCCTCGCTTGCTCAAAGGACATTCCTGATAGCCGGGCACCTGGGCAATGACACGCTTGTAGCTGACACAGCCGTCTTGAACCTGACCCTCGTGCCGGGCTTCTCCGTCCACAACTTCCCGAATCCATTCAGCACCAGCACCTCGTTTGTCATCGGCCTGCCGGACGATGGCAAAGTGAGTCTGACTGTTTACACGCGAGCAGGTGAGCGAGTGTGTCGGGTGCAGGCGACAAAGGACATGGCAGCCGGAGTTCATATCGTGCCGTGGGACGGAACCAATGACAATGGCCGGCACGTAGCGCCCGGCACGTACGAGTACGTGCTCGACTATGTGCACGGTGACAAGTCCGACCGCATCCACAAGAAACTGGTGGTGTCAGGGCAGTAA
- a CDS encoding 4Fe-4S binding protein produces the protein MNRRQRVRSGLLIVSFFLFPVTFYYLSPAISTFGAFQGVVTGALLLFGLQFVSAFVLGRAWCGWACPSGGMQEACFRARDRRVAGGRWNWMKFFIWVPWLGNLVFTFARFGLKRVDPFFMTTHGFSLGSLPGIVTYVPTLGFLVLLPALVIGRRAFCHYECWMAPFMIIGRSLGRVLRIPTLHMKADSAKCAGCGTCTRVCPMSLEVQPMVARGKIISSECINCGVCADNCPNKAIAFTFGREK, from the coding sequence ATGAATCGCCGCCAGCGGGTCCGCAGCGGGCTCTTAATCGTCTCTTTCTTTCTGTTCCCGGTGACGTTCTATTATCTGTCGCCGGCTATCTCGACTTTCGGGGCGTTTCAGGGCGTCGTTACGGGCGCGCTCTTGCTCTTCGGCCTGCAGTTCGTCTCCGCGTTCGTGCTGGGCCGGGCGTGGTGCGGCTGGGCATGCCCGAGCGGCGGCATGCAGGAGGCTTGTTTCCGCGCACGCGACCGGCGTGTTGCCGGTGGGCGCTGGAACTGGATGAAGTTCTTCATCTGGGTGCCCTGGCTCGGCAACCTCGTCTTCACCTTTGCCCGCTTCGGCTTGAAGCGCGTGGACCCGTTCTTCATGACCACGCACGGGTTCTCGCTGGGCAGCCTGCCGGGGATTGTCACTTATGTTCCCACCCTGGGCTTTCTGGTCCTGCTGCCTGCACTGGTCATCGGCCGGCGCGCGTTCTGCCACTACGAATGCTGGATGGCGCCGTTCATGATCATCGGTCGCAGTCTCGGTCGTGTCCTTCGCATTCCGACGCTGCACATGAAGGCCGACTCCGCGAAGTGCGCCGGTTGCGGGACGTGCACGCGCGTATGCCCGATGAGCCTCGAAGTCCAGCCGATGGTGGCGCGCGGCAAGATTATCTCGAGCGAGTGCATCAATTGCGGCGTTTGCGCGGACAACTGTCCGAACAAGGCAATCGCCTTCACGTTCGGGCGAGAGAAGTAA
- a CDS encoding Omp28-related outer membrane protein: MCIAYHSGDAYANTAAAARYSYYGESGTPYVHLDGDSEVVGGITNGTMYPVYRAYFDTRKSVPSPLEIDLTCTYDSASRQGNLGIKLKNTTGTAVTGQLQVALCESHIHYVWYGLDSLYHVERNMLPDANGEAVTIPANDSITKARNFTIDAAWVARNCNLVVFVQDNSTKAMYQGASIGVYQVPALDYRGYQAAYAEPGANVNLTVGLVNRGTGLADSVSAVLSTTDPDINVTAPNALFGSITLGKDGYSLTPFIIHVDSSHADNSLVTMNLAVSGANGYAGSVSFPLLVTTNRGFSDDMERGTNGWTHSGTSDNWHQTTHRSQSPSSSWYCGAEGSWQYTIENDARLVTPYFVSGDSARLSFDHWYDVEQDYDFCMPEINNGSQFWVPLASYTGTSTNWQHVQIPLAAWSGQTVRVGFRFLSDGGVNGEGWYLDNLLFEPYHAGVTEPAPGEPVRSAKLEVRSPAQRTATVSYAIPPGAYARLAVYDVNGRLLSVIANRLTGSGRANWSLAGVEAGAYFIRLTDGKSSKVAKVVVAR; the protein is encoded by the coding sequence GTGTGCATCGCCTATCACTCCGGTGATGCGTATGCGAATACGGCGGCGGCGGCCCGGTACTCCTACTATGGCGAAAGCGGCACGCCGTACGTTCACCTGGACGGCGACTCCGAGGTCGTCGGCGGCATTACCAACGGCACGATGTACCCGGTGTACCGGGCGTACTTCGATACGCGCAAGAGCGTACCCAGTCCGCTCGAAATCGACCTGACCTGCACTTACGATTCTGCTTCGCGGCAGGGGAACCTCGGGATAAAGCTGAAGAACACGACCGGCACAGCGGTGACCGGGCAGTTGCAGGTCGCGCTCTGCGAGAGCCACATCCACTACGTCTGGTACGGGCTCGACAGCCTGTACCACGTAGAGCGCAACATGCTTCCCGATGCCAACGGCGAGGCGGTGACAATCCCGGCCAACGACTCGATAACGAAGGCCAGGAATTTCACCATCGACGCGGCGTGGGTGGCGCGGAACTGCAACCTCGTCGTCTTCGTGCAGGACAATTCGACCAAGGCGATGTACCAGGGCGCGAGCATCGGCGTCTACCAGGTGCCGGCGCTGGACTATCGCGGGTATCAGGCCGCGTACGCCGAGCCGGGAGCGAACGTCAACCTCACGGTCGGGCTCGTGAACCGTGGCACGGGACTGGCGGACTCGGTGAGCGCGGTGCTCTCGACAACCGACCCGGATATCAACGTGACCGCGCCGAACGCGCTGTTCGGCTCGATTACGCTCGGAAAGGACGGCTATTCGCTGACGCCGTTCATCATCCATGTCGACAGCTCGCATGCGGACAACAGCCTGGTGACGATGAATCTCGCGGTCTCCGGTGCGAACGGCTACGCGGGCAGCGTGAGTTTCCCGCTGCTGGTCACGACCAACCGCGGGTTCTCGGACGACATGGAGCGTGGAACGAACGGCTGGACCCACTCGGGAACAAGTGACAACTGGCATCAAACCACACATCGGAGCCAGTCGCCGTCGTCGAGCTGGTACTGCGGTGCGGAGGGTTCGTGGCAGTACACCATCGAGAACGACGCGCGGCTGGTGACTCCGTACTTCGTGTCGGGCGATTCGGCCCGGCTTTCGTTCGACCACTGGTATGACGTCGAGCAGGACTACGATTTCTGCATGCCGGAAATCAACAACGGCTCGCAGTTCTGGGTCCCGCTGGCGAGCTACACCGGAACGAGTACGAACTGGCAACACGTGCAGATCCCGCTCGCTGCCTGGTCGGGCCAGACCGTCAGGGTCGGGTTCAGATTCCTGTCCGACGGCGGCGTGAACGGAGAGGGTTGGTACCTCGACAACCTGCTGTTCGAGCCCTACCACGCGGGCGTGACCGAACCGGCACCGGGCGAGCCGGTCCGTAGCGCGAAGCTCGAAGTCCGAAGCCCGGCCCAACGAACGGCGACGGTCAGCTATGCGATTCCGCCCGGAGCTTACGCGCGGCTTGCCGTCTACGACGTGAACGGCAGGCTGCTGTCGGTGATAGCCAACCGGCTCACCGGCTCGGGACGGGCGAATTGGAGTCTGGCCGGAGTTGAAGCCGGTGCGTACTTCATCCGTCTGACAGATGGCAAGTCGAGCAAGGTCGCCAAGGTCGTAGTGGCGAGATAG